In Romboutsia lituseburensis, a genomic segment contains:
- a CDS encoding aminotransferase class I/II-fold pyridoxal phosphate-dependent enzyme: MSQSMAAKHSIWPREKDIIFNLSARAQQAEKELGTNNVINATIGALMDDEGKLITMDTVYDEYKSLDNKDISAYAALEGQPDYLEAVKKVCFKDYLPEGYIKAVASPGGSGAIKLAAWNYTEEGDEVLTSDWFWSPYVSITEEIGRKVTTYKLFDEKNNFNFDSFKESFLNIANKQERIFTILNTPAHNPTGYSISDEEWDKIIDLAKEVSKNPEKKIIFFVDIAYIDFASDDNASRKFFKKFSNLPENVLTIVGFSMSKGFTAYGMRMGSAICITSSENVAEEFYYACVHSCRANWSNCNRGAMKLLSNIVNDEAKFKVYTEEKNKHKQMLRRRADVFVKEAERVGLDILPYRDGFFVSIPCENSRAVCEELTKDNLFMVPLKAGLRFAVCAVNEDKCKIAPSMIKNALEYIKSKDLAEVK, from the coding sequence ATGAGTCAAAGTATGGCGGCTAAACATTCAATATGGCCAAGAGAAAAAGATATAATATTTAATTTATCAGCAAGAGCACAACAAGCAGAGAAAGAATTAGGAACAAATAATGTAATAAATGCTACTATAGGTGCTCTTATGGATGATGAAGGTAAGTTAATAACTATGGACACTGTTTATGATGAATATAAATCATTAGATAATAAAGATATATCAGCATATGCAGCTCTTGAAGGTCAACCTGATTATCTTGAAGCAGTTAAAAAAGTATGCTTTAAAGATTATCTTCCAGAAGGATATATAAAGGCAGTAGCATCTCCAGGTGGAAGTGGTGCTATAAAATTAGCTGCTTGGAACTATACAGAAGAAGGAGATGAAGTGTTAACATCAGATTGGTTCTGGAGTCCTTACGTAAGTATAACAGAGGAAATCGGAAGAAAAGTAACTACATATAAATTATTTGATGAAAAAAATAACTTTAATTTTGATTCATTTAAAGAAAGTTTTTTAAATATAGCTAATAAACAAGAAAGAATATTTACAATTTTAAATACACCAGCACATAATCCAACTGGATATAGTATTTCAGATGAAGAGTGGGACAAGATAATAGATTTAGCTAAAGAAGTATCTAAAAATCCAGAGAAAAAAATAATCTTCTTTGTAGATATAGCTTATATAGATTTTGCAAGTGATGATAATGCTAGTAGAAAATTCTTTAAAAAATTCTCAAATCTTCCTGAAAATGTACTTACAATAGTAGGATTTAGTATGTCAAAAGGATTTACTGCCTATGGAATGAGAATGGGATCTGCAATATGTATAACTTCAAGTGAAAATGTTGCTGAAGAGTTCTACTATGCTTGTGTACATTCATGTAGAGCAAACTGGTCAAACTGTAATAGAGGAGCAATGAAGTTGCTTTCTAATATAGTTAATGATGAAGCTAAATTTAAAGTATATACTGAAGAAAAAAATAAACATAAACAAATGCTAAGAAGAAGAGCTGATGTATTTGTTAAAGAAGCTGAAAGAGTAGGATTAGATATACTTCCTTATAGAGATGGATTCTTCGTTAGTATACCATGTGAAAATTCAAGAGCTGTATGTGAAGAATTAACTAAAGATAATTTATTCATGGTTCCACTAAAAGCAGGACTTAGATTTGCTGTATGTGCAGTAAATGAGGATAAATGTAAAATTGCTCCTAGCATGATAAAAAATGCTCTTGAGTATATAAAAAGCAAAGATTTAGCAGAAGTTAAGTAA
- the iorA gene encoding indolepyruvate ferredoxin oxidoreductase subunit alpha, with translation MKKLMTGNEAIARGAYESGVKYASAYPGTPSTEILENIATYKNDIVAEWAPNEKVALEAVIGGSIAGARTIASMKHVGINVAADPLFTFAYTGVNGGMVLVSADEPGMHSSQNEQDNRNYAKFAKIALFEPATSQEAKDMLKEAFEVSEKYDTPVLYRVTTRLCHSKGIVECTDRVEVGIKDYAKNPQKNLTVPAHARVLRYSVEDRLNKLEEYSNNTPLNYYEINDTKIGIISSGMCHMYAKEVFGDNASYMKLGFTNPLPMDKIKEFASKVDKIYVIEENDPFIEDQMKMAGIDCSGKDILPITGEMTPDTIRKSIFGKTNDTVQYNKELVVPRPPGLCAGCPHRGFFYELGKRKNVMVTGDIGCYTLGFAPPYNAMDTVVCMGASLSTGHGAQKVFNMKDDNKMRVVGVLGDSTFFHTGVNSLLDVVYNKGNSISVILDNRITGMTGHQQNPGTGYTLQGEVTNEVDIEALVKACGVKQIRCIDPNNLKEVKETLDWAFELEEPSVIITRWPCVLKKFSKQDIEEFNSPFTSKCEVDHDSCIGCKACMKTGCPAISFDKDIKKVNIDKNQCVGCNVCSQTCPKDAISNNRLAKEVN, from the coding sequence ATGAAAAAGTTAATGACAGGTAACGAGGCAATAGCTCGTGGAGCTTATGAGTCTGGTGTTAAATATGCATCTGCATATCCAGGAACTCCAAGTACAGAAATTTTAGAGAACATAGCTACATATAAAAATGATATAGTAGCTGAATGGGCTCCAAATGAAAAGGTTGCATTAGAAGCAGTTATAGGGGGATCTATAGCAGGAGCAAGAACAATAGCTTCTATGAAGCATGTTGGTATAAACGTAGCAGCAGACCCATTATTCACATTTGCTTATACAGGAGTAAATGGAGGTATGGTATTAGTATCTGCTGATGAACCAGGAATGCATTCATCTCAAAATGAACAAGATAATAGAAATTATGCTAAATTTGCTAAAATAGCTTTATTTGAGCCAGCAACTAGCCAAGAAGCTAAAGATATGTTAAAAGAAGCTTTTGAAGTAAGTGAAAAATATGATACTCCAGTTTTATATAGAGTTACAACAAGACTTTGTCATTCAAAAGGAATAGTTGAATGTACAGATAGAGTAGAAGTTGGAATAAAAGATTATGCTAAAAATCCACAAAAAAATCTTACTGTTCCAGCACATGCTAGAGTATTAAGATACTCAGTAGAAGATAGATTGAATAAATTAGAAGAATACTCAAACAATACACCTCTTAACTATTATGAAATAAACGATACTAAAATAGGTATAATATCATCAGGAATGTGTCACATGTATGCAAAAGAAGTATTCGGTGACAACGCATCATACATGAAATTAGGATTTACAAATCCTCTACCAATGGACAAAATAAAAGAATTCGCATCAAAAGTAGATAAAATATATGTTATAGAAGAAAATGATCCATTTATAGAAGATCAAATGAAAATGGCTGGAATAGATTGCTCAGGTAAAGATATATTACCTATAACAGGAGAAATGACTCCAGATACAATAAGAAAATCAATCTTTGGAAAAACAAATGATACAGTTCAATACAATAAAGAATTAGTTGTTCCAAGACCTCCAGGGTTATGTGCAGGCTGTCCACATAGAGGATTCTTCTATGAATTAGGAAAGAGAAAAAATGTTATGGTTACAGGAGATATAGGATGCTATACTCTTGGATTTGCACCTCCATATAATGCAATGGATACAGTTGTATGTATGGGAGCAAGTTTAAGTACAGGACATGGAGCTCAAAAAGTATTTAATATGAAAGATGACAACAAAATGAGAGTTGTAGGGGTATTAGGAGATTCTACATTCTTCCATACAGGAGTTAACTCATTATTAGATGTTGTATACAATAAAGGAAATTCAATATCTGTAATATTAGATAATAGAATAACAGGTATGACAGGGCATCAACAAAATCCAGGAACAGGATATACACTACAAGGTGAAGTGACTAATGAAGTAGATATAGAAGCATTAGTTAAAGCTTGTGGAGTTAAACAAATAAGATGTATAGATCCTAATAACTTAAAAGAAGTAAAAGAAACATTAGATTGGGCATTTGAACTAGAAGAACCTTCTGTAATAATAACTAGATGGCCATGTGTTCTTAAAAAATTCTCTAAGCAAGATATAGAAGAATTTAATAGTCCATTTACTTCTAAGTGTGAAGTAGATCATGATTCTTGTATAGGATGTAAGGCATGTATGAAAACTGGATGTCCAGCAATATCATTTGATAAAGATATTAAGAAGGTAAATATAGATAAAAACCAATGTGTAGGATGTAATGTATGTTCACAAACATGTCCTAAAGATGCAATATCTAATAATAGATTAGCTAAGGAGGTAAACTAA
- a CDS encoding indolepyruvate oxidoreductase subunit beta, with protein sequence MTKSVLLVGVGGQGTILASKLLTTGLMEAGYDVKMSEIHGMSQRGGSVSSQVRYGDNVCSPVIEIGGADILVSFEKMEALRWLEYLKPEGKIVYNNYRMDSMPVLTGKAEYKENEIEAELERLDARKLNAADKAVELGNAKVMNIILLGALVKSMELDHINWENIIKDNVKEKFIDINIKAFNEGMKLVTKEAVATN encoded by the coding sequence ATGACTAAGAGTGTTCTTTTGGTAGGTGTAGGAGGTCAAGGAACTATACTTGCAAGTAAACTATTAACTACTGGACTTATGGAAGCTGGATATGATGTAAAAATGAGTGAGATACACGGAATGAGCCAAAGAGGTGGATCAGTATCTTCACAAGTTAGATATGGGGATAATGTATGTTCTCCAGTTATAGAAATAGGTGGAGCAGATATATTAGTTTCATTTGAAAAAATGGAAGCTTTAAGATGGTTAGAATACTTAAAGCCAGAAGGTAAGATAGTTTATAATAACTATAGAATGGATTCTATGCCAGTGCTTACAGGTAAAGCGGAATATAAAGAAAATGAAATAGAAGCAGAGCTTGAAAGATTAGATGCTAGAAAGCTAAATGCAGCGGATAAGGCAGTAGAATTAGGAAATGCAAAGGTAATGAATATAATATTATTAGGTGCATTAGTTAAATCTATGGAGTTAGACCATATAAATTGGGAAAATATAATAAAAGATAATGTAAAAGAAAAATTTATTGATATAAATATAAAAGCATTTAATGAAGGAATGAAATTAGTTACTAAGGAAGCAGTAGCAACAAATTAA